The following are encoded together in the Labrus mixtus chromosome 2, fLabMix1.1, whole genome shotgun sequence genome:
- the adra2c gene encoding alpha-2C adrenergic receptor produces MDVFNSSNLEDGIEAVNISYNSTSQSRYTQLSIWSLAGLVSFLILFTIVGNVLVVIAVLTSRALKPPQNLFLVSLASADILVATLVMPFSLANELMGYWFFGKIWCDIYLALDVLFCTSSIVHLCAISLDRYWSVTQAVEYNLKRTPKRVKFMIVVVWLISAVISFPPLISMDRSNNESSPQCFLNDETWYILYSSIGSFFAPCVIMILVYVRIYQVAKTRTRTMSEKKRDVDFPLDNGMEQAEPGRGGSLKSNRTGSMREQERENGYCQEPETQSPLPNEAKHLPTDHNDDFEDSSSSDEKPKKGFSFSKHQHENKKDRKFSRKSSSASKYSSRKSRASSKSLELFSSRGKRRSTINGKKVSAAREKRFTFVLAVVMGVFVVCWFPFFFSYSLYGVCRELCKVPETLFKFFFWIGYCNSSLNPVIYTIFNQDFRRAFQKILCRSWKRSF; encoded by the coding sequence ATGGATGTATTTAATAGCTCTAATCTGGAGGACGGAATTGAAGCAGTGAATATCTCCTATAATTCTACATCTCAGAGTCGATACACCCAGCTTTCTATCTGGAGTCTGGCCGGACTTGTAAGCTTTCTAATTTTATTTACAATAGTTGGAAATGTCCTAGTTGTTATCGCTGTTTTAACGAGCAGAGCTTTGAAACCACCTCAGAACCTTTTTCTTGTTTCCCTGGCCAGTGCGGACATACTGGTGGCCACCCTGGTCATGCCATTTTCTCTTGCAAATGAACTCATGGGCTACTGGTTTTTTGGTAAAATTTGGTGTGACATCTACCTGGCTCTTGACGttttattttgcacttcctcCATAGTTCACTTGTGTGCTATTAGTTTGGACAGGTATTGGTCAGTGACACAGGCTGTGGAGTACAACTTAAAGAGAACCCCCAAAAGAGTTAAATTCATGATTGTGGTGGTATGGTTGATTTCAGCTGTTATCTCCTTTCCACCACTGATATCAATGGACAGGAGCAATAATGAGTCCAGTCCCCAGTGTTTCCTGAATGATGAGACCTGGTACATCCTCTACTCCAGTATTGGCTCATTCTTTGCCCCCTGTGTCATCATGATCCTTGTTTATGTTCGGATTTACCAAGTTGCAAAGACCAGGACCAGAACaatgtcagagaagaagagggatgtGGACTTTCCACTGGATAACGGGATGGAGCAAGCTGAACCAGGGAGAGGAGGATCATTAAAGTCTAACAGGACCGGCAGCATGAGAGAACAGGAACGGGAGAATGGGTACTGCCAAGAGCCAGAAACTCAATCCCCTCTTCCAAATGAGGCGAAGCATCTGCCAACCGACCACAATGATGATTTTGAGGACAGCAGCTCATCAGATGAGAAACCTAAAAAGGGTTTCAGTTTCTCCAAacatcaacatgaaaacaaaaaagacaggaaGTTCAGCCGGAAAAGCAGCTCAGCCTCTAAATACTCAAGCAGGAAGTCACGAGCCAGTTCCAAGTCTTTGGAGCTCTTCTCGTCTAGAGGCAAACGAAGAAGCACCATCAATGGGAAGAAAGTTTCAGCTGCCCGGGAGAAGCGTTTCACCTTTGTCCTTGCTGTTGTAATGGGCGTTTTCGTTGTCTGCTGGTTcccattcttcttctcttatagCTTGTACGGAGTCTGCAGGGAGCTGTGCAAGGTTCCTGAGACattgttcaagttttttttctggattggCTACTGTAACAGCTCACTTAACCCGGTCATCTACACCATCTTCAACCAAGACTTCCGCAGAGCCTTCCAAAAGATCCTCTGTAGGTCATGGAAACGTTCTTTCTAA